A window of the Macaca nemestrina isolate mMacNem1 chromosome X, mMacNem.hap1, whole genome shotgun sequence genome harbors these coding sequences:
- the CCNQ gene encoding cyclin-Q isoform X3 has product MRSIPIATACTIYHKFFCETNLDAYDPYLIAMSSIYLAGKVEEQHLRTRDIINVSNRYFNPSGEPLELDSRFWELRDSIVQCELLMLRVLRFQVSFQHPHKYLLHYLVSLKNWLNRHSWQRTPVAVTAWALLRDSYHGGLCLRFQAQHIAVAVLYLALQVYGVEVPAEVEAEKPWWQVFSDDLTKPIIDNIVSDLIQIYTMDTEIP; this is encoded by the exons ATGCGGTCCATTCCCATTGCCACTGCTTGCACCATTTACCATAAGTTCTTCTGTGAGACCAACCTGGATGCCTATGACCCTTACCTGATTGCCATGTCTTCCATTTACTTGGCTGGCAAAGTGGAAGAGCAGCACCTGCGGACTCGTGACATCATCAATGTGTCCAACAG GTACTTTAACCCAAGCGGTGAGCCCCTGGAATTGGACTCCCGCTTCTGGGAGCTCCGGGACAGCATTGTGCAGTGTGAGCTTCTCATGCTGAGAGTTCTGCGCTTCCAGGTCTCCTTCCAGCATCCACACAAG TATCTGCTCCACTACCTGGTTTCCCTCAAGAACTGGCTGAACCGCCACAGCTGGCAGCGGACCCCTGTTGCCGTCACTGCCTGGGCCCTGCTGCGGGACAGCTACCACGGGGGGCTGTGCCTCCGCTTCCAGGCCCAGCACATCGCCGTGGCAGTGCTCTACCTGGCCCTGCAGGTCTACGGAGTTGAAGTGCCCGCCGAAGTCGAGGCTGAGaagccatggtggcag GTGTTTAGTGACGACCTTACCAAGCCAATCATTGATAATATTGTGTCTGATCTCATTCAGATTTATACCATGGACACAGAGATCCCCTAA
- the CCNQ gene encoding cyclin-Q isoform X2, whose protein sequence is MEAPEGGGGGPAARGPEGQPAPEARVHFLVARFIMEAGVKLGMRSIPIATACTIYHKFFCETNLDAYDPYLIAMSSIYLAGKVEEQHLRTRDIINVSNRYFNPSGEPLELDSRFWELRDSIVQCELLMLRVLRFQVSFQHPHKYLLHYLVSLKNWLNRHSWQRTPVAVTAWALLRDSYHGGLCLRFQAQHIAVAVLYLALQVYGVEVPAEVEAEKPWWQIYTMDTEIP, encoded by the exons ATGGAAGCCCCGGAGGGCGGCGGAGGGGGGCCCGCAGCGCGGGGCCCTGAGGGGCAGCCGGCGCCCGAAGCCAGGGTGCACTTCCTAGTGGCGAGGTTCATCATGGAGGCAG GTGTCAAGCTAGGGATGCGGTCCATTCCCATTGCCACTGCTTGCACCATTTACCATAAGTTCTTCTGTGAGACCAACCTGGATGCCTATGACCCTTACCTGATTGCCATGTCTTCCATTTACTTGGCTGGCAAAGTGGAAGAGCAGCACCTGCGGACTCGTGACATCATCAATGTGTCCAACAG GTACTTTAACCCAAGCGGTGAGCCCCTGGAATTGGACTCCCGCTTCTGGGAGCTCCGGGACAGCATTGTGCAGTGTGAGCTTCTCATGCTGAGAGTTCTGCGCTTCCAGGTCTCCTTCCAGCATCCACACAAG TATCTGCTCCACTACCTGGTTTCCCTCAAGAACTGGCTGAACCGCCACAGCTGGCAGCGGACCCCTGTTGCCGTCACTGCCTGGGCCCTGCTGCGGGACAGCTACCACGGGGGGCTGTGCCTCCGCTTCCAGGCCCAGCACATCGCCGTGGCAGTGCTCTACCTGGCCCTGCAGGTCTACGGAGTTGAAGTGCCCGCCGAAGTCGAGGCTGAGaagccatggtggcag ATTTATACCATGGACACAGAGATCCCCTAA
- the CCNQ gene encoding cyclin-Q isoform X1, with product MEAPEGGGGGPAARGPEGQPAPEARVHFLVARFIMEAGVKLGMRSIPIATACTIYHKFFCETNLDAYDPYLIAMSSIYLAGKVEEQHLRTRDIINVSNRYFNPSGEPLELDSRFWELRDSIVQCELLMLRVLRFQVSFQHPHKYLLHYLVSLKNWLNRHSWQRTPVAVTAWALLRDSYHGGLCLRFQAQHIAVAVLYLALQVYGVEVPAEVEAEKPWWQVFSDDLTKPIIDNIVSDLIQIYTMDTEIP from the exons ATGGAAGCCCCGGAGGGCGGCGGAGGGGGGCCCGCAGCGCGGGGCCCTGAGGGGCAGCCGGCGCCCGAAGCCAGGGTGCACTTCCTAGTGGCGAGGTTCATCATGGAGGCAG GTGTCAAGCTAGGGATGCGGTCCATTCCCATTGCCACTGCTTGCACCATTTACCATAAGTTCTTCTGTGAGACCAACCTGGATGCCTATGACCCTTACCTGATTGCCATGTCTTCCATTTACTTGGCTGGCAAAGTGGAAGAGCAGCACCTGCGGACTCGTGACATCATCAATGTGTCCAACAG GTACTTTAACCCAAGCGGTGAGCCCCTGGAATTGGACTCCCGCTTCTGGGAGCTCCGGGACAGCATTGTGCAGTGTGAGCTTCTCATGCTGAGAGTTCTGCGCTTCCAGGTCTCCTTCCAGCATCCACACAAG TATCTGCTCCACTACCTGGTTTCCCTCAAGAACTGGCTGAACCGCCACAGCTGGCAGCGGACCCCTGTTGCCGTCACTGCCTGGGCCCTGCTGCGGGACAGCTACCACGGGGGGCTGTGCCTCCGCTTCCAGGCCCAGCACATCGCCGTGGCAGTGCTCTACCTGGCCCTGCAGGTCTACGGAGTTGAAGTGCCCGCCGAAGTCGAGGCTGAGaagccatggtggcag GTGTTTAGTGACGACCTTACCAAGCCAATCATTGATAATATTGTGTCTGATCTCATTCAGATTTATACCATGGACACAGAGATCCCCTAA